Proteins encoded together in one Pseudomonas oryzicola window:
- the cysM gene encoding cysteine synthase CysM — protein sequence MTLQYPTIADCVGNTPLVRLQRIAGQTSNTLLLKLEGNNPAGSVKDRPALSMITRAELRGQIKPGDTLIEATSGNTGIALAMAAAIKGYKMILIMPDNSTAERKAAMTAYGAELILVTKEEGMEGARDLAEKLQAEGRGLVLDQFANGDNPIAHYTSTGPEIWQQTQGTITHFISSMGTTGTIMGCSQYLKEQNPAVQIIGLQPMEGSAIPGIRRWPEEYLPKIFDATRVDRVLDMSQQEAEDTTRRLAREEGIFCGVSSGGAVAAMLRLSREVENATMVAIICDRGDRYLSTGLFDLS from the coding sequence ATGACCTTGCAGTACCCAACCATCGCCGATTGCGTCGGCAATACGCCTCTGGTTCGCCTGCAGCGCATCGCTGGCCAAACCAGCAATACCCTCCTGCTCAAGCTCGAAGGTAACAATCCTGCCGGCTCGGTGAAGGACCGCCCGGCACTGTCGATGATCACCCGCGCCGAACTGCGCGGCCAGATCAAGCCAGGCGACACCTTGATCGAAGCCACCTCCGGCAACACCGGCATAGCCCTGGCGATGGCGGCGGCGATCAAGGGCTACAAGATGATCCTGATCATGCCCGACAACTCCACCGCCGAACGCAAGGCCGCCATGACCGCCTACGGCGCCGAGCTGATCCTGGTGACCAAGGAAGAAGGCATGGAAGGCGCCCGTGACCTGGCCGAGAAGCTGCAGGCCGAAGGCCGTGGCCTGGTGCTGGACCAGTTCGCCAACGGCGACAACCCGATCGCCCATTACACCAGCACCGGCCCGGAGATCTGGCAGCAGACCCAGGGCACCATCACCCATTTCATCAGCTCCATGGGTACCACCGGTACCATCATGGGCTGCTCGCAGTACCTCAAGGAACAGAACCCGGCGGTGCAGATCATCGGTCTGCAACCGATGGAAGGTTCGGCCATCCCGGGCATCCGCCGCTGGCCCGAGGAGTACCTGCCGAAAATCTTCGACGCCACCCGCGTTGACCGTGTGCTCGACATGTCGCAGCAGGAAGCCGAAGACACCACCCGTCGCCTTGCCCGTGAAGAGGGCATTTTCTGTGGCGTGTCTTCCGGTGGTGCGGTCGCGGCCATGCTGCGCCTGTCCCGCGAGGTGGAAAATGCCACGATGGTTGCGATCATCTGCGACCG
- a CDS encoding sensor histidine kinase, whose product MLDRHSLFWKLAILLVGFCLLMIGLSYTWGRHMETQDAFLSAPARQVLQGYASEAEQAWRSGGRAGLDRWVAAMRQRERGWVGVFDLNLRPLDSASLDPQVMQHLTRLRGVDWPMSQRTVGQPWLRIPFPGAPEQGMLVIELPQRFNPGQYRLLWRIVTNGIIPGLFTLLLCVGLYRMLIVPLNQLREQANAWRADQLSARLDSRTTARHDELGELARAFDQMAERLQGTVAMQQQLLRDLSHEMRTPLSRLRVACESETDLPRLRERLSRELGCMQQLVEDTLQLAWQDAERAPMNLEPIEVQALWELLAENASYESGWSLARLRCDVPADCWVQGNLNHLAQALENLLRNAIRHSPGEGVVRLGGQREGNYWKLWLEDQGGGVAEQDLERIFAPFSRLDGSRPGDGGFGLGLSIARSAIQRQGGTLWAQNGKCGLRLLMRLPAQVTPL is encoded by the coding sequence ATGCTCGACCGCCACTCGTTGTTCTGGAAGCTGGCGATTCTGCTGGTGGGCTTCTGCCTGCTGATGATCGGTCTCAGCTACACCTGGGGCCGGCACATGGAAACCCAGGACGCCTTTCTTTCGGCGCCGGCGCGCCAGGTGTTGCAGGGCTATGCCAGCGAAGCCGAGCAGGCCTGGCGCAGCGGCGGGCGGGCAGGGCTGGACCGCTGGGTGGCGGCGATGCGCCAGCGCGAACGCGGTTGGGTGGGTGTGTTCGACCTCAACCTGCGACCGCTTGACAGCGCCAGCCTCGACCCGCAGGTCATGCAGCACTTGACCCGCCTGCGCGGGGTCGACTGGCCGATGAGTCAGCGTACTGTGGGCCAGCCATGGCTGCGCATACCATTTCCGGGGGCGCCGGAGCAAGGCATGCTGGTGATCGAACTGCCGCAGCGTTTCAACCCTGGCCAGTACCGGTTGTTATGGCGCATCGTTACCAACGGCATCATCCCCGGCCTGTTTACCCTGCTGTTGTGCGTAGGGCTTTACCGCATGCTGATCGTGCCATTGAACCAGCTGCGCGAGCAGGCCAATGCCTGGCGCGCCGACCAGCTGTCGGCGCGCCTGGACTCGCGCACCACTGCCCGGCACGACGAGCTGGGCGAACTGGCCCGCGCCTTCGACCAGATGGCCGAGCGCTTGCAGGGTACGGTGGCCATGCAACAGCAATTGCTGCGCGACCTGTCCCACGAAATGCGTACGCCGCTCAGCCGGCTGCGTGTGGCCTGCGAGAGTGAAACCGACCTGCCGCGCCTGCGGGAACGCCTGTCACGGGAACTGGGCTGCATGCAGCAATTGGTCGAAGATACCCTGCAACTGGCCTGGCAGGACGCCGAGCGGGCGCCGATGAACCTGGAGCCGATCGAGGTTCAAGCCTTGTGGGAGTTGCTGGCCGAAAACGCCAGCTACGAGAGCGGCTGGTCGCTGGCGCGGCTGCGTTGTGACGTGCCGGCCGACTGCTGGGTGCAGGGCAACCTCAACCACCTGGCCCAGGCGCTGGAGAACCTGTTGCGCAACGCCATTCGTCATTCGCCGGGCGAGGGTGTGGTGCGCTTGGGAGGGCAGCGTGAAGGCAACTATTGGAAGCTGTGGCTGGAGGATCAAGGCGGCGGAGTGGCCGAACAGGACCTGGAACGGATCTTTGCGCCGTTTTCCCGGCTGGACGGGTCGCGGCCCGGGGACGGTGGCTTCGGCCTGGGGCTGAGCATCGCCCGCAGTGCCATCCAGCGCCAGGGCGGGACGTTATGGGCGCAGAATGGCAAGTGCGGGCTGCGCTTGTTGATGAGGTTGCCGGCACAGGTCACGCCTTTATAG
- a CDS encoding response regulator transcription factor, translating into MNPEAVHNSNILAIEDDPVLGAYLHEELQRGGYQVTWCRNGLEGLETAGCRAFDVVLMDILLPGLNGLDALAQLRKRSATPVILMSALGAEADRINGFQRGADDYLPKPFSMAELRVRIEAILRRVALERRHRAPQAQPATGGLHYDDGLCDVRLDGRLAGLTPSEYRLLDILNRNPEEVLSKPFLYQQVLQRGYSRHDRSLDMHVSQIRRKLKAVGYHAQQVRTVWGKGYVLSASEAQ; encoded by the coding sequence ATGAATCCTGAAGCCGTTCACAACTCCAATATCCTCGCCATCGAGGATGACCCGGTCCTGGGTGCCTATCTGCACGAAGAGTTGCAGCGCGGCGGTTACCAGGTAACCTGGTGCCGCAATGGCCTGGAGGGCCTGGAAACGGCAGGGTGTCGCGCCTTCGATGTGGTGCTGATGGACATCCTGCTGCCCGGGCTCAACGGCCTGGATGCCCTGGCGCAGTTGCGCAAACGCAGCGCCACGCCGGTGATCCTGATGTCGGCACTGGGTGCCGAGGCCGACCGCATCAACGGTTTCCAGCGCGGTGCCGACGATTACCTGCCCAAGCCGTTCAGCATGGCCGAATTGCGGGTGCGCATCGAGGCGATCCTGCGCCGGGTGGCCCTCGAGCGTCGCCACCGAGCCCCGCAGGCGCAGCCCGCCACGGGCGGGCTGCATTATGACGACGGGCTGTGCGACGTACGCCTGGATGGCCGCCTGGCCGGCCTCACCCCCAGCGAATACCGCTTGCTGGATATCCTCAACCGCAACCCCGAAGAGGTACTGAGCAAGCCGTTCCTGTACCAGCAGGTGTTGCAGCGGGGGTATTCCCGGCATGACCGCAGCCTGGACATGCACGTCAGCCAGATCCGTCGCAAGCTCAAGGCTGTCGGCTATCACGCACAGCAGGTGCGTACCGTGTGGGGCAAGGGCTACGTGCTCAGCGCCAGCGAGGCGCAATGA
- a CDS encoding response regulator — MLDRLGIRSRVLLLALLPAGLMALVLGSYFTWLQQNDLRTQLLQRGKMIAEQLAPLAAPAMARLAPAQLERIAAQTLEQADVRAVTFLAPDRTRLAHAGPSMLNQPPSGGTGMQLLQRSGNDATRYLMPVFGHHRDLATDAVPAEAERLLGWVEIELSHDGTLLRGYRNLFTSLLLILACLVLSGLLALRMSRTINDPIERIKHVVNQLKDGHLEERLPALGSHELDELARGINRMAETLHNAHEELQHSIDQATEDVRQNLETIEIQNIELDMARKEALEASRIKSEFLANMSHEIRTPLNGILGFTHLLQKSELTPRQLDYLSTIEKSADNLLGIINEILDFSKIEAGKLVLDSIPFNLRDLIQDTLTILAPAAHAKQLELLSLIYRDTPSSLIGDPLRLKQILTNLVSNAIKFTREGTIVVRAMLDDEHEDSAQLRISVQDTGIGLSPQDVRTLFQAFSQADNSLARQPGGTGLGLVISKRLIEQMGGEIGVDSTPGEGSQFWISLNLPKAHDDLQEQPLQPLLGRRAAIVDGHELARQALEHQLEDCGLSVSLFSSYDQLLQGVQAASQAGQPFEFAVLGANLGNLSPAQLGHYHQQLERYHCQCVVLCPTTEQALYHPYLPNGHGQLLSKPTCTRKLRRLLLELVQPRRPHGEANSVNGQRQPKILCVDDNPANLLLVQTLLEDLGAEVLAVDNGYAAVQAVQSEPFDLVLMDVQMPGMDGRACTEQIRLWENTQSGNPLPIIALTAHAMANEKRALLHGGMDDYLTKPISERQLAQVVMKWTGLSLGAPRQERLAEQLADGDELQVLDPEEGLRLAAGKADLAADMLSMLLASLDTDREAIRAAREADDRTTLIEQVHRLNGASRYCGVPQLRAACQRSETLLKQEHPQAQQALDELDAAINRLAAQARLSA; from the coding sequence GTGCTCGATCGCTTGGGAATTCGCAGCCGGGTCCTGCTGCTGGCCTTGTTGCCAGCCGGCCTGATGGCCCTGGTGCTGGGCAGTTACTTCACCTGGCTGCAGCAAAATGACCTGCGCACCCAGTTGCTGCAACGCGGCAAGATGATTGCCGAACAGCTGGCACCGCTAGCCGCGCCAGCCATGGCCAGGCTGGCCCCGGCGCAACTGGAGCGCATTGCCGCGCAAACCCTGGAGCAGGCCGATGTGCGCGCCGTCACCTTCCTGGCCCCGGACCGCACCCGCCTGGCCCACGCCGGCCCGAGCATGCTCAACCAGCCGCCGAGCGGCGGCACCGGCATGCAGTTGCTGCAGCGCAGCGGCAATGACGCCACGCGCTACCTGATGCCAGTGTTTGGCCACCACCGCGACCTGGCCACCGATGCCGTGCCGGCCGAAGCCGAACGCCTGCTGGGCTGGGTCGAGATCGAACTGTCCCACGACGGCACGCTGCTGCGTGGCTACCGCAACCTGTTCACCAGCCTGTTGCTGATCCTCGCCTGCCTGGTGCTCAGCGGCTTGCTGGCCCTGCGCATGAGCCGCACCATCAACGACCCCATCGAGCGTATCAAGCACGTAGTCAACCAGCTCAAGGACGGCCATCTGGAAGAGCGCCTGCCGGCCCTGGGCAGCCATGAGCTGGACGAACTGGCACGCGGTATCAACCGCATGGCCGAGACCCTGCACAACGCCCACGAAGAACTGCAGCACAGCATCGACCAGGCGACCGAGGACGTGCGGCAGAACCTCGAAACCATCGAGATCCAGAACATCGAGCTGGACATGGCGCGCAAGGAAGCCCTGGAGGCCAGCCGCATCAAGTCGGAATTCCTGGCCAACATGAGCCATGAAATCCGCACCCCGCTCAACGGCATCCTCGGTTTTACCCACCTGCTGCAGAAAAGCGAGCTGACACCGCGCCAGCTGGACTACCTGAGCACCATCGAGAAGTCCGCCGACAACCTGCTGGGGATCATCAACGAGATCCTCGACTTCTCCAAGATCGAGGCCGGCAAGCTGGTGCTCGACAGCATTCCGTTCAACCTGCGCGACCTGATCCAGGACACCCTGACCATCCTCGCCCCGGCCGCCCATGCCAAGCAGCTGGAGCTGCTCAGCCTGATCTACCGCGACACGCCATCGTCGCTGATCGGCGACCCGCTGCGGCTCAAGCAGATCCTCACCAACCTGGTCAGCAACGCCATCAAGTTCACCCGCGAAGGCACCATCGTCGTGCGCGCCATGCTCGATGACGAGCATGAAGACAGCGCGCAGTTGCGCATCAGTGTGCAGGACACCGGTATCGGCCTGTCGCCCCAGGATGTGCGCACGCTGTTCCAGGCGTTCAGCCAGGCCGACAACTCGCTGGCGCGCCAGCCCGGCGGCACCGGCCTGGGCCTGGTGATTTCCAAGCGCCTGATCGAGCAGATGGGCGGCGAAATCGGCGTTGACAGTACCCCAGGCGAGGGATCGCAGTTCTGGATCAGCCTCAACCTGCCCAAGGCCCACGACGATCTCCAGGAGCAGCCATTGCAACCGCTGCTGGGCCGCCGCGCGGCCATTGTCGATGGCCACGAACTGGCCCGCCAGGCGCTGGAACATCAACTGGAAGACTGCGGCCTCAGCGTCAGCCTGTTCAGCTCCTACGACCAGTTGCTGCAGGGCGTGCAGGCCGCCAGCCAGGCCGGCCAGCCGTTCGAGTTCGCCGTGCTCGGGGCCAACCTGGGCAACCTGTCGCCCGCACAACTGGGCCATTACCACCAGCAGCTGGAACGTTACCATTGCCAGTGCGTGGTGCTGTGCCCGACTACCGAGCAGGCGCTGTACCATCCCTACCTGCCCAATGGGCATGGCCAGCTGCTGTCCAAGCCGACCTGCACACGCAAGCTCCGGCGCCTGTTGCTGGAGCTGGTACAACCGCGCCGCCCGCATGGCGAGGCAAACAGCGTCAACGGTCAGCGCCAGCCGAAGATCCTCTGTGTCGACGACAATCCGGCCAACCTGCTTCTGGTGCAGACCCTGCTCGAAGACCTGGGGGCCGAGGTGCTGGCCGTCGACAACGGCTACGCCGCGGTGCAGGCGGTGCAGAGCGAACCCTTCGACCTGGTGCTGATGGACGTGCAGATGCCCGGCATGGACGGTCGCGCCTGCACTGAGCAGATCCGCCTGTGGGAAAACACCCAAAGCGGCAACCCGCTACCGATCATCGCCCTCACCGCCCACGCCATGGCCAACGAGAAACGCGCGTTGCTGCACGGCGGGATGGACGACTACCTGACCAAACCGATCAGCGAACGGCAGCTCGCCCAAGTGGTGATGAAATGGACCGGGCTGAGCCTGGGCGCACCACGGCAGGAGCGCCTGGCCGAACAACTGGCCGACGGCGACGAACTGCAGGTGCTCGACCCCGAGGAAGGCCTGCGCCTGGCGGCCGGCAAGGCGGACCTGGCGGCAGACATGCTGAGCATGCTGCTGGCCTCGCTGGACACCGACCGCGAAGCCATACGTGCCGCCCGCGAGGCCGACGACCGCACCACGCTGATCGAACAGGTGCACCGCCTGAACGGCGCCTCGCGCTATTGCGGGGTACCGCAGCTGCGGGCCGCCTGCCAGCGCAGCGAAACCCTGCTCAAGCAGGAGCACCCGCAGGCGCAGCAGGCACTGGATGAGCTGGATGCGGCAATCAACCGTCTGGCCGCCCAAGCCAGATTGAGCGCCTGA
- a CDS encoding 2-hydroxyacid dehydrogenase, translating into MRALLFSSQHYDQESFTRAAHGTTLDLHFQPARLTLDTAALADGYEVVCAFINDELDAPVLQRLAAGGTRLIALRSAGYNHVDLASAQRLGLSVVRVPAYSPHAVAEHAVALILALNRRLHRAYNRTREGDFTLHGLTGFDLHGKTVGVVGTGQIGAAFARIMAGFGCQLLAYDPHSSPELLALGARYLPLPELLREARIISLHCPLNEHTRHLINAQSLAQLQPGAMLINTGRGALVDTPALIDALKSGQLGYLGLDVYEEEAQLFFEDRSDQPLQDDVLARLLTFPNVIVTAHQAFLTREALDAIAATTLDNINRWAAGKPQNLVMG; encoded by the coding sequence ATGCGCGCCCTGTTGTTCAGCAGCCAGCATTACGACCAGGAAAGCTTCACCCGGGCCGCCCACGGCACCACCCTCGACCTGCATTTCCAGCCCGCCCGCCTGACCCTCGACACTGCCGCCCTGGCCGATGGCTACGAGGTGGTCTGCGCCTTCATCAACGACGAACTCGACGCCCCGGTGCTGCAGCGCCTGGCCGCCGGCGGCACGCGCCTGATCGCCTTGCGCTCGGCCGGCTACAACCATGTCGACCTGGCCAGCGCCCAGCGCCTGGGCCTGAGCGTGGTGCGGGTGCCTGCCTATTCGCCGCATGCCGTGGCGGAACACGCCGTCGCGCTGATCCTGGCCCTCAACCGCCGCCTGCATCGGGCCTACAACCGTACCCGCGAAGGTGATTTCACCTTGCATGGGCTGACCGGCTTCGACCTGCACGGCAAGACCGTCGGCGTGGTCGGTACCGGCCAGATCGGCGCCGCGTTCGCCCGCATCATGGCCGGTTTCGGCTGCCAGCTGCTGGCCTACGATCCCCACTCCAGCCCGGAGCTGCTGGCCCTGGGCGCGCGCTACCTGCCGTTGCCCGAACTGCTGCGCGAAGCCCGTATCATCAGCCTGCACTGCCCGCTGAACGAGCACACTCGCCACCTCATCAATGCGCAAAGCCTGGCCCAGCTGCAACCCGGGGCCATGCTGATCAACACCGGCCGCGGCGCGCTGGTCGATACCCCGGCGCTGATCGACGCGCTGAAAAGCGGCCAGCTCGGCTACCTGGGCCTGGACGTTTATGAGGAAGAGGCCCAGCTGTTCTTCGAGGACCGTTCCGACCAGCCGCTGCAGGACGACGTACTGGCCCGCCTGCTGACCTTCCCCAATGTGATCGTCACTGCCCACCAGGCCTTCCTCACCCGTGAGGCACTGGATGCCATCGCTGCGACCACGCTGGACAACATCAACCGCTGGGCGGCAGGCAAACCACAGAATCTGGTGATGGGTTAG
- a CDS encoding META domain-containing protein: MKNLLTGALIATGLLGCAAEPAKLQQERSYVLEWIGERPLIDYSHLTLTLANDGRAYGNAGCNHWFAPYTLEGEHLSFGKVGKTRKLCAPALMEQEKRFLQALETVQRWDVSPIEQMRFWPAEGKPLRFWPEEG; encoded by the coding sequence GTGAAGAATCTGCTGACCGGCGCGCTGATTGCCACCGGCCTGCTGGGCTGCGCCGCTGAACCTGCCAAGCTGCAGCAGGAGCGCAGCTATGTACTGGAGTGGATTGGCGAACGACCGCTGATCGATTACAGCCACCTGACCCTGACCCTGGCCAACGATGGCCGTGCCTATGGCAACGCAGGTTGCAACCATTGGTTTGCGCCATACACGCTGGAAGGCGAGCACCTGAGCTTCGGCAAGGTCGGCAAGACCCGCAAGCTGTGCGCGCCGGCATTGATGGAGCAGGAAAAACGCTTCTTGCAGGCGCTGGAAACCGTGCAACGCTGGGACGTGTCGCCGATCGAGCAGATGCGCTTCTGGCCAGCCGAGGGCAAGCCGCTACGCTTCTGGCCTGAAGAAGGCTGA
- a CDS encoding TlpA disulfide reductase family protein, with protein sequence MARRLAAVLAITASLLLGGCGADYGVDQHGNTVKAEQIDGHWLVLNYWAEWCGPCRTEIPQLNAAAKQWAGDGIKVVGVNFDGLQGQDLKQAADTLGINFTVLAQDPAERYDLPRSEALPVTYIIDDKGKVREQLMGEQTLEGLQARIKALKGA encoded by the coding sequence ATGGCAAGGCGTCTGGCAGCAGTACTGGCCATCACCGCGAGCCTGTTGCTCGGTGGTTGCGGTGCCGATTATGGCGTGGACCAACACGGTAATACGGTTAAGGCCGAACAGATCGACGGGCACTGGCTGGTGCTCAACTACTGGGCCGAATGGTGCGGGCCGTGCCGTACCGAAATCCCTCAACTGAACGCTGCGGCCAAGCAATGGGCGGGCGACGGCATCAAGGTGGTGGGGGTGAACTTCGATGGCTTGCAGGGGCAGGACCTGAAGCAGGCCGCCGACACCCTGGGCATCAATTTCACCGTGCTGGCCCAGGACCCGGCCGAGCGCTATGACCTGCCGCGCAGCGAGGCGCTGCCGGTCACCTACATCATCGATGACAAGGGCAAGGTGCGCGAGCAGTTGATGGGCGAGCAGACTCTTGAAGGGCTGCAGGCCAGGATCAAGGCCCTGAAAGGCGCCTGA
- the arsC gene encoding arsenate reductase (glutaredoxin) (This arsenate reductase requires both glutathione and glutaredoxin to convert arsenate to arsenite, after which the efflux transporter formed by ArsA and ArsB can extrude the arsenite from the cell, providing resistance.), which yields MTDLTLYHNPRCSKSRGALELLEARGLAPTIVRYLETPPDAATLAALLGKLGIGPRQLLRTGEDEYKDLNLADPALSDAQLIEAMARHPKLIERPILVAGDKAVVGRPPEKVLEILP from the coding sequence ATGACCGACCTGACGCTCTATCATAACCCGCGCTGCTCGAAATCCCGCGGCGCGCTGGAACTGCTCGAAGCCCGCGGCCTGGCGCCGACCATCGTGCGCTACCTCGAGACCCCGCCTGACGCCGCCACCCTCGCGGCCCTGCTCGGCAAGCTGGGCATCGGCCCGCGCCAGTTGCTGCGTACCGGCGAAGACGAATACAAGGACCTGAACCTGGCCGACCCGGCGCTGAGCGATGCGCAACTGATCGAGGCCATGGCCCGCCACCCCAAGCTGATCGAGCGGCCGATCCTGGTCGCCGGTGACAAGGCCGTGGTTGGCCGTCCGCCGGAGAAAGTGCTGGAGATCCTGCCGTGA
- the wrbA gene encoding NAD(P)H:quinone oxidoreductase: MTASYVLVLYYSRHGSTSEMARHIARGIELAGLEARLRTVPAISTECEAVAPDIPPSGALYATLDDLRHCAGLVLGSPTRFGNMAAPLKYFLDGTSSLWLGGELVGKPAGVFTSTASLHGGQETTLLSMMLPLMHHGMLVMGLPYSESALLETRGGGTPYGASHHAGADGKRELDAHEIALCRALGQRLATTAKALEAARG; this comes from the coding sequence GTGACCGCGTCCTATGTCCTGGTGCTGTATTACAGCCGCCACGGCTCGACCAGCGAGATGGCCAGGCACATCGCCCGCGGCATCGAGCTGGCCGGCCTGGAGGCGCGCCTGCGCACGGTGCCGGCGATTTCCACCGAATGCGAAGCGGTAGCCCCGGACATTCCGCCCAGTGGCGCGCTGTACGCCACCCTGGACGACCTGCGCCACTGCGCCGGGCTGGTACTCGGTAGCCCAACCCGCTTCGGCAACATGGCGGCGCCGCTCAAGTACTTCCTGGATGGCACCAGCAGCCTGTGGCTGGGCGGTGAGCTGGTCGGCAAGCCGGCTGGCGTGTTCACCTCCACCGCCAGCCTGCATGGCGGCCAGGAAACCACCCTGCTGTCGATGATGCTGCCGCTGATGCACCACGGCATGCTGGTCATGGGTCTGCCGTACAGCGAATCGGCATTGCTCGAGACCCGCGGCGGTGGCACGCCGTATGGCGCCAGCCACCATGCCGGGGCCGATGGCAAGCGCGAACTGGACGCCCACGAGATCGCCCTGTGCCGCGCCCTTGGCCAACGCCTGGCGACCACCGCCAAGGCCCTGGAGGCTGCACGTGGCTAG
- a CDS encoding DUF2069 domain-containing protein, translating into MARKPKVLPALEWLAPRLRLTRALSLAFFFGLIVLLLVNNLGFANLHGARVEVILAIELVPLLLLLPGMLAGSARAHAWTCFVVNIYFIKGVLAAFDPARAVFGWLEVLVSLGLFIAALLYVRWKFQHERRLAGEGN; encoded by the coding sequence GTGGCTAGAAAGCCCAAGGTATTGCCAGCGCTGGAATGGCTGGCCCCGCGCCTGCGCCTGACGCGGGCACTGAGCCTGGCGTTTTTCTTCGGCCTGATCGTCCTGCTGCTGGTGAACAACCTGGGGTTCGCCAACCTGCATGGGGCCCGGGTCGAGGTCATTCTGGCGATCGAACTGGTGCCGCTACTGTTGTTGCTGCCAGGCATGCTGGCAGGCAGCGCCAGGGCGCATGCCTGGACCTGCTTCGTGGTGAATATCTACTTCATCAAGGGCGTGCTGGCGGCGTTCGACCCGGCGCGGGCGGTATTTGGCTGGCTCGAGGTGCTGGTGAGCCTGGGGCTGTTCATCGCCGCGTTGCTGTATGTGCGCTGGAAGTTCCAGCACGAGCGGCGCCTGGCCGGCGAAGGCAATTGA
- a CDS encoding DNA-3-methyladenine glycosylase I produces the protein MRDYQWLHEYCLNRFGSAQALEAFLPQPRTPAQLRDISDDRYLSTLALRVFRAGLKHSLVDAKWPAFEQVFFGFDPEKVVLMGAEHLERLMHDERIIRHLGKLKSVPRNAQMVLDIAKAHGSFGAFIAAWPVTDIVGLWKYLAKHGNQLGGLSAPRFLRMVGKDTFIPTDDMAAALIAQKVIDKPPTSQRDLALVQQAFNQWHAESGRPLCQLSVMLAHTVNH, from the coding sequence ATGCGCGATTACCAATGGCTGCATGAGTACTGCCTGAACCGCTTCGGCTCGGCCCAGGCCCTGGAGGCCTTCCTGCCGCAGCCGCGCACGCCGGCGCAACTGCGCGACATCAGCGACGACCGCTACCTGTCGACCCTGGCCCTGCGCGTGTTCCGCGCCGGGCTCAAGCACAGCCTGGTGGATGCCAAGTGGCCGGCATTCGAGCAGGTGTTCTTCGGCTTCGACCCGGAGAAGGTGGTACTGATGGGTGCCGAACACCTGGAGCGGCTGATGCATGACGAGCGCATCATTCGCCACCTGGGCAAGCTCAAGAGCGTGCCGCGCAATGCACAGATGGTGCTGGATATCGCGAAGGCGCACGGCAGCTTTGGCGCGTTCATCGCCGCCTGGCCGGTGACCGATATCGTCGGGTTGTGGAAGTACCTGGCCAAGCACGGCAACCAGCTGGGCGGGTTGTCGGCACCGCGCTTCCTGCGCATGGTCGGCAAGGATACCTTCATCCCTACCGATGACATGGCGGCGGCATTGATTGCGCAGAAGGTGATCGACAAGCCGCCGACCAGCCAGCGTGACCTGGCCCTGGTGCAGCAGGCGTTCAACCAGTGGCATGCCGAGAGTGGGCGGCCGCTGTGCCAGTTGTCGGTGATGCTGGCGCATACCGTCAACCATTGA
- the ttcA gene encoding tRNA 2-thiocytidine(32) synthetase TtcA, which produces MGTLSVNQNKLQKRLRRLAGEAITDYNMIEDGDKVMVCLSGGKDSYTMLDVLLHLQKVAPIKFEIVAVNMDQKQPGFPEHVLPAYLKELGVEYHIVEKDTYSVVKELVPEGKTTCSLCSRLRRGTLYTFADEIGATKMALGHHRDDIVETFFLNMFFNGALKGMPPKLRADDGRNVVIRPLAYCSEKDIQAYSDMKEFPIIPCNLCGSQENLQRQVVKDMLVEWERKHPGRTESIFRALQNVAPSQLADRNLFDFTSLKIDENATPRFLDVLNI; this is translated from the coding sequence ATGGGCACCCTCTCGGTCAACCAGAACAAACTGCAAAAACGCCTGCGTCGTCTCGCCGGCGAAGCCATCACCGACTACAACATGATCGAGGATGGCGACAAGGTCATGGTCTGCCTGTCCGGCGGCAAGGACAGCTACACCATGCTCGACGTTCTGTTGCACCTGCAGAAGGTGGCACCGATCAAGTTCGAGATCGTCGCGGTGAACATGGACCAGAAGCAGCCGGGCTTCCCCGAGCATGTGCTGCCGGCCTACCTCAAGGAGCTGGGTGTCGAGTACCACATCGTCGAGAAGGACACCTACTCGGTGGTCAAGGAGCTGGTACCCGAAGGCAAGACCACCTGCTCGCTGTGCTCGCGCCTGCGCCGTGGCACCCTGTACACCTTCGCCGACGAAATCGGCGCGACCAAGATGGCGCTGGGGCACCACCGCGACGACATCGTCGAAACCTTCTTCCTCAACATGTTCTTCAACGGCGCGCTCAAGGGCATGCCGCCGAAGCTGCGTGCCGACGATGGCCGCAACGTGGTGATCCGCCCGCTGGCCTACTGCAGCGAGAAGGATATCCAGGCCTATTCGGACATGAAGGAATTCCCGATCATCCCGTGCAACCTGTGCGGCTCGCAGGAAAACCTGCAACGCCAGGTGGTCAAGGACATGCTGGTGGAGTGGGAGCGCAAGCACCCGGGCCGTACCGAGAGCATCTTCCGTGCCCTGCAGAACGTGGCCCCGTCACAACTGGCCGACCGCAACCTGTTCGACTTCACCAGCCTGAAAATCGACGAAAACGCCACGCCGCGTTTCCTTGACGTGCTGAATATCTGA